Within Sorangiineae bacterium MSr11367, the genomic segment GCGTCACCGGCGGATCGTTCACGTCCTCGATGCCATACTCGCTGAGGCGCTGCCTCCACACCGCACGCGGCACCTCCACGGTGCATCGCGCGACCACGTCGTCGGGGCGCGCGCACGCTTCGAGCGCCTCCGCCGGCAGCACGCGCCCCTCGCCGATGCATCGCCACGATGCCTCGGTGGTTTCGCGGTAATAGAGGCTCACGGCGGCGCACGTCTCCGCCTCGGCGTCGAACGTCGTCACCAGAAGCTGCAACGCGGCGCCGCCCTCCTCGGAGAGCACCACGGGCTCGTTCATCGCGAGCTTCACGCGAAATGCCCCCGCGCCGACGATCTCCCGAACCGCCGCATCGACGAGCGCGGCGAATGCGTCCAGCGCCAAGACGGCGAGCCCTTGGAGCCGATGCGGCGCGCCAAGCAGCGCGCATCCTCGCTCCAGTGGAATCTGAAAGCCGTGCGTCGTCGGCTGGTGCGCCATCGGCGCAAGTCGTTGCCCAAGCAATGAATGCTCCGTCGAGGACGCGTCCGCAGTCGGTCGTACCGGGGGCACGAACCAATAACGTTGGCGCTGCCAAGGATAGCTCGGCAGCTTGATGCGCGTGCCGGTGGGGTAGTGCTTCTCCCACGGCACGGGGTACCCCTTGGCGTACAGCGCGCCCAGCGATTCGAGCATCACCGCGCGCTCGTCCGCGTCGCGCCGGAAGCTCGGCACGGCAACGGTGTGGCTCATTTCGCCCTTCGCGGCGATGGCTTCTTCGACCGCGGTCAGGAGCAGCGGATGCGGACTCATTTCCACGAACTGGGTGTGGCCCGCCTCGAGGAGGCTCGCGACCGTCTGGGTGAACTGCACCGGCTGGCGCAGGTTCTTGCCCCAGTAGGCGGTGTCGAGCTGCCGGCCGTCGAACGGCCCGGCGCTCACCGTCGAGTAGAAGGCGACGGACTCCGCCACCGGCTCGATGCCCGCGAGGACCTTGGTGAGTTCGGGCAGCAGCGGATCCATCTGCGGGCTGTGGGAAGCCACGGCCACTTTGATGTGCCGGCAGAAGATGCCATCGGTCTCGAGCTGCCGTCGAAGGTGCTCCGCGGCATCCGGATCGCCCGAGACGACCGTCGTCCGAGGCCCGTTGCTCGCGGCAATCGACAACTGCTTCGCATAGCCCTCCAGGCGCGCCGCGAGGCGCGCCGCGGGAAGCTCGACCAGGAGCATCGCGCCCTTGCCGCTCACGCGCCCGAGCAGCTGACTACGGAGGCAAATCACCCGTGCCGCATCGTCCAGGCTCAAGGCGCCGGCGACGTGCGCGGCCGCGACTTCGCCCATGCTATGGCCGACCACTGCATCGGGCTCGACCCCCCACGCCCGCCACTGCGCGGCCAGCGCGACCCCCATCGCGAACAAGGTTGGCTGCACCACGTCCACGCGCTCCCACGGTGCGGGATCGTTTCGCCCGAGCAAGGCGAGCAGCGACCAGTCGACGTATTTCCGAATCGCGGCATCGCAGGCCGACAGCGTGTCGCGAAACACGGTCTCCTCGGCGAGAAGCTTTCGCCCCATGCCGATCCATTGCGACCCTTGGCCCGGAAAGACGAAGACGACCTTCGGCTGCGCGCTCGCGGGAAGCTGCCCGTGGTGCATGCCCGGGTGCTCGGCCCCATCGACGAAGGCCGACAGTGCGGCCAGAAACTCGTCGTGCGAGCGACCGACGAGCGCGAGGCGGTGGTCGTGGTGCGTGCGCCGCACGCCCGCCGTGTGCGCCAGATCGCGCAGCGGTGGGACGCCCGCGAGGAACGCTCGATAGCGGCGCGCAAGCTCGGTCAATGCGGGCGCGCTGCGCGCGGAGAGCGGAAGCAAGAAGGGCCGGCCCGGCGCCTCGTGCCCTGCGGACGGGGGAATTCGCTCCGGTGGCTCTTCGAGCACGGCGTGGGCGTTGGTTCCGCCTGCGCCGAACGAGCTCACGCCTGCGTAGCGGCGGTCATGCCCTTCGGGCCAAGGCATGGTGGCGGAGGGGAGCACGAAGCGCGTGCCGGTCAGCGGCACCTCGGGATTCGGCTTCTCGAAGTGCAGGTTGCGCGGAATGGCCCCGTGGTGGACGCACAGCACGGCCTTGATGAACCCGAGGATCCCCGCGGCCGCCTCGAGGTGGCCCATGTTCGTCTTGATGGCCCCGAGCGCGCACGCCCCGCGCGACGCTTTGCGCCCGTACACGCTCGCCAGCGCCTCGACCTCGATGGGATCGCCCAGGGACGTACCGGTTCCGTGCGTCTCGATGAACCCGATGTCCGACGGATCGAGCCGTGCGAGATCGAGGGCCTTCCGTACGACCGCCGCTTGCGCGAGACCGCTCGGCGCGGTGATGACCGTCGTCTGTCCGTCTTGATTGACACCCGACCCGCGAACGACGGCGATGACGTCGTCACCAGCTGCGAGGGCATCGTCGAGGCGTTTGAGCACGACGACGGCGCAACCTTCACCGCGAACGAAGCCATTGGCCGCCGCATCGAAGGTTTTGCACTTGCCGTCGGGGCTGAGCAGCCCCCACTTCGTGTACGAGATGCTCACCGTGGGCGAGATCATCAAGTTCACGCCGCCCGCGAGCGCCGCATCGCAATCGCGGTTGCGAAGGCTCTGGCAAGCGAGGTGCAGCGCCACCAGCGACGACGAGCACGCCGAATCCACCGCCAGACTCGGCCCGTGAAGGTCGAGATGGTACGACAAGCGGTTCGCCGCGAACGAGTAGGGCGTGCCGCTGCTCGTGTAGGCATCGATGGTGTCGATGTTCGCGTTCTGCTCCTGAATGTAGTCGTTGCCGGTGATGCCGATGAACACGCCGGTCTGCGTGCGCGCCATGGTCTGGATGGGGATGCCCGCGTGCTCGATGGCCTCCCAGGCCACCTCGAGAAGCACGCGATGCTGCGGGTCCATCCAGATCGCTTCACGGGGCGAGATGCCGAAGAAGCCAGGGTCGAAACCGTCGATGCTGTCGAGGAACGCCCCGTGGCGGGTGCTGATCTTCCCGGGCGCGGCCCGGTCCGAATCGAAGAACCGCTCATTGTCCCAGCGCTCCCTGGGGACCTCGGTCACCGCATCTTTTCCTTCGTCGAGCCATTGCCAGAGGGCGTCGGAATCGTGGATCCCGCCGGGAAGCCTGCAGCCAATGCCGACGACGGCGATGGGCTCCGTGCGTGCGCGCTCGAGGCGGTCGACCTTGTCCTGCATCTGCTTCAACGCCAGAAGCGCACGCCTCACCGGCGAGAGCTGTTCGTCTTCGCTCATGAATCCTCTCTACGCAGTACGCCGGTCGATGGCTCGAGCCCACGAAGTTGCTCGAGCAACATATTTTCCGCCTCCTCGTCCGACATCAGCGTCAGCTCCTGCACCTCGCTGACCGCGGGCGCCGTCCTCTCCGCCGGCTCGTCGAGCTCGAGGTGCTCGAGCAGATGCGCCGTGAGGGCTCGAAGCGTCGGGTAGTTCCAGAACATGGTCGCCGACAAGCTCACGCCGAGGGCGCCCTCGACGGCCTTGCGCAGTTCCATGGTCATCAGCGAATCGACACCGAGCCGCCCGAAGGGGCGGTCGAGTGGGATCTGCTCGGGGCGAACGCCCAAGATCACGCCCAGCTGTTTCGCGAGCGACTCGGTGAGCAGCTTCTTGCGCTGATCCGCGCGGAGCGCCGCGAGTTCGTCGAGAAAGCTCGACGCGCGCGGGTGTTCGGCATCGCCCTCGAACCGCGTCGCCCATGCCGCAGGGACGACGCCGACCTGCGCGGGCGCGTCGCTCATCAGCCGGCCGAGCAAGGTCAGGGCTCGCTGCGGTTCGAGGGTATCGGTGGAGGATGCGATGCCGGGAAGCGCGCGCGCGGCCATTCCGCCTTCCGCCCAGGCGCCCCACCCCATCGAGAGTGCCACTTCGCCACGGGCACGTCGTTCGCATGCCAACGCATCGAGGAAGGCATTGGCGGCGGCGTAGGCTCCGAGCCGCGGCGAATCGAGCCAGCTGGAGATCGACGAGAAGGCGACGAAGAAGTCGAGCGGGCGGTTCGCGAACACGCGGTGCAGCGCCCACGCGCCCTGCACCTTGGGGCGCAGGTGTGCGTCGAGCCAGCGCGCGTCGCCTTCGAGCAGCGGCCGCGGATCGGCGATGCCCGCGGCATGGACGATCCCCCGAATCGGCGGGAGGCATGCGCGATCGTGCGCCTCGAGGGCGCGGCGCAACGCGTCCTCGTCGGCGACGTCTTCCGCGAGCACGCGGACGTGCGCACCGAGGCGCTCGATGTCGAGCACCGTGGCGATCCGGCGCCCCGCGTCGCTGTCCTGGGGAACCTCGCCCCACCCATCGCGCGCCGGCAGGCCGGTGCGACCGAGAAGTACCAGGTGCCGTGCGCCCGATTGCACCATCCACCGTGCAACCTTGGAACCGAGCGCACCGAGGCCGCCGGTGATGAGGTAGCTCGCATCGGCGCGGAAGGCGTACGCGGGCGCCGGGATCTCCCGAGGACGGCGAGCGATCCGCGCGCGGTAGATCGCGCGGCCGCGGGCCGCGAGTCGCTCCCCCATGCCGCTCTTGCTCGCGC encodes:
- a CDS encoding type I polyketide synthase, with the protein product MSEDEQLSPVRRALLALKQMQDKVDRLERARTEPIAVVGIGCRLPGGIHDSDALWQWLDEGKDAVTEVPRERWDNERFFDSDRAAPGKISTRHGAFLDSIDGFDPGFFGISPREAIWMDPQHRVLLEVAWEAIEHAGIPIQTMARTQTGVFIGITGNDYIQEQNANIDTIDAYTSSGTPYSFAANRLSYHLDLHGPSLAVDSACSSSLVALHLACQSLRNRDCDAALAGGVNLMISPTVSISYTKWGLLSPDGKCKTFDAAANGFVRGEGCAVVVLKRLDDALAAGDDVIAVVRGSGVNQDGQTTVITAPSGLAQAAVVRKALDLARLDPSDIGFIETHGTGTSLGDPIEVEALASVYGRKASRGACALGAIKTNMGHLEAAAGILGFIKAVLCVHHGAIPRNLHFEKPNPEVPLTGTRFVLPSATMPWPEGHDRRYAGVSSFGAGGTNAHAVLEEPPERIPPSAGHEAPGRPFLLPLSARSAPALTELARRYRAFLAGVPPLRDLAHTAGVRRTHHDHRLALVGRSHDEFLAALSAFVDGAEHPGMHHGQLPASAQPKVVFVFPGQGSQWIGMGRKLLAEETVFRDTLSACDAAIRKYVDWSLLALLGRNDPAPWERVDVVQPTLFAMGVALAAQWRAWGVEPDAVVGHSMGEVAAAHVAGALSLDDAARVICLRSQLLGRVSGKGAMLLVELPAARLAARLEGYAKQLSIAASNGPRTTVVSGDPDAAEHLRRQLETDGIFCRHIKVAVASHSPQMDPLLPELTKVLAGIEPVAESVAFYSTVSAGPFDGRQLDTAYWGKNLRQPVQFTQTVASLLEAGHTQFVEMSPHPLLLTAVEEAIAAKGEMSHTVAVPSFRRDADERAVMLESLGALYAKGYPVPWEKHYPTGTRIKLPSYPWQRQRYWFVPPVRPTADASSTEHSLLGQRLAPMAHQPTTHGFQIPLERGCALLGAPHRLQGLAVLALDAFAALVDAAVREIVGAGAFRVKLAMNEPVVLSEEGGAALQLLVTTFDAEAETCAAVSLYYRETTEASWRCIGEGRVLPAEALEACARPDDVVARCTVEVPRAVWRQRLSEYGIEDVNDPPVTQVLVHPDAHEAIARVQLSPAAGSHALVRAAAMLVGLARLEVGAPQKRQLPVAVESLDLCPGTARWMHLRQRPDGEGRVDIAVFGDDGATLAELRGLELCASPLRDIVRNAGRDPIADWFYELQWPERPARSSTRHRATSGGHWLLVVDGPNAGVASALATSLTEAGETSATFSQQDLNSGGLARALQEGAPVRGVVLLLDTFDTAAAVDLAARTHGASVLRLLELVVRAGRGSRLWLVTCGAQAMASSVREETASLSHAPLWSLGRVIAQEHPELWGGLVDLDPESNDAADAEALAAELLHHDDEDQIAFRRGRRHVARLVQMPAPSAGSPAPIRADGSYLVTGGLGGLGLHLARWLVERGARHVVLTSRTGLRDRSRWVVAAIRALEAAGATVETPAIDAADRDAMARLIDGLAKPLRGVFHAAGDVFFAPLVGEKSEQQLEAAFRPKVHGSWILHELTAHLPLDLFVLFSSVTSLWGGLDQGHYAASNQFLDALAIHRRAMGLPATSIAWGAWAGGNTVSEEIGTLHRSWGLKTMPTDIALDALERVLQSSQTGGARIGVASIDWDVFKPIYEARGRRRLLEEIRVSKDAAEREPALPDLLMKIDALSAVEAWQYLTDTVAADVAQVLGFARDQVPPVDKGFFTLGMDSVMAVRLLSSLGKRLGRKLRTVIAFEYPTIASLTQHLGTTVLGLRDPSADESARHQDGHYDDVTEDELAEQLARRLLELS